The following proteins are co-located in the Nerophis ophidion isolate RoL-2023_Sa linkage group LG04, RoL_Noph_v1.0, whole genome shotgun sequence genome:
- the sall3b gene encoding sal-like protein 3b: protein MSRRKQAQPQQLRGGQEERRGGLLLLLRRDQHGSEQGGEREGCTTGTGSPPRGEDMHVCDKCCAEFFTWTELREHQTSCVEDRAVLIIRDSEGMYFDGEPLSPVPSVVSSYSSAGDAGLELGETVGTDNDSLDNAEEGLDEAMELGHDPRDKHAITSNPPRAESTVPTLVSATYSIPSTNVTLEILQSTRVAVAQFSQAVGSSVAGGKAASAAIPVILEHLLALQQQQVHQLQLIEQICSQVATMNRQPSQGALNPVSRPLSIAANPFPSSNPILPLSGSTPSNVNDQAAVLVSEKSQSLPSETICKQSVFRDAVCSSVSFENSTPSRSTCSNISALMSPYTGLHASNISSSQTLSSPSPLTLGPPTSLSFLPQSPPSSVIFPNPLASIAATASAFDPLAALMKHRKGKSQNVSLFESKPAPEEPFFKHKCRFCAKVFGSDSALQIHLRSHTGERPFKCNICGNRFSTKGNLKVHFQRHKEKYPQVQMNPYPVPEYLDNVPTTSGIPYGMSVPAEKPVSSWLDSKPVIATLPASMGLPLSSTRTSMGGFSEPSSVAPSVPSLCQPASAECVSPCWRGCEARSSPLLENRLSQHELEGCNILKTEVLHPPQSCPQILRGTPATSSAEPSMASTPEPVASASPASSSPSPLPVNPKEVSLSPGDPLDSMQTSETSKLQQLVENIDKKITDPNQCGLCHRVLSCQSALKMHYRIHTGERPYKCKVCGRAFTTRGNLKTHVAVHRENPPVQVQHSCPICQKKFTNAIVLQQHIRMHMVGKTPESALLDRLQEFDGDMNEMSFDSPSSNDHDLTDDVSMEDDDAEKVNDVENGAVFNSPISSPPAENQTRLIDSTMNLSTCFGRKSFTNVYNDYGQLQIKCSVTEKEMENLGEHSPATPPLSPVRLAENHGVDSQKHFFASVKKEQLQSPASVLLEIRETQPTKMCAKEERAHCASIQPRQIGLPGLTDASSRSIKMEVNSHTEGQHPSFGVHISTTYPSVTSPVISSLLGPAPPRRTPKQHNCNVCGKNFSSASALQIHERTHTGEKPFVCSVCGRAFTTKGNLKVHMGTHMWNNTPARRGRRLSVDNPIALLGGDAVKFGEIFQKDLAARAMNVDTGFWSRYASAITNSLAMKNNEISVIQNRGISPLHPMTAVADRMNAAATPSLSKNGMELGNSRHFSMLIDDSKEIGIN from the exons GCTCGGAACAAGGCGGGGAGCGAGAGGGATGTACCACCGGGACTGGAAGTCCCCCCCGTGGCGAGGACATGCACGTTTGTGACAAATGCTGCGCAGAGTTCTTCACTTGGACCGAACTGCGGGAGCACCAGACGTCCTGCGTCGAGGATCGCGCCGTTTTGATTATACGGGACAGCGAAGGGATGTACTTTGACGGGGAACCTCTCTCTCCCGTCCCCAGCGTAGTGTCCAGTTACTCGTCTGCGGGGGATGCGGGCCTAGAGCTGGGAGAGACAGTCGGGACCGATAATGACAGTCTGGATAATGCAGAGGAAGGGCTGGATGAAGCCATGGAGCTTGGACATGACCCACGGGACAAACACGCAATCACCTCCAACCCTCCGCGGGCAGAATCCACCGTACCCACCCTGGTTTCAGCCACTTACAGCATACCCAGCACCAACGTGACTCTGGAGATCCTTCAGAGCACCAGGGTGGCCGTCGCCCAGTTCTCCCAGGCGGTCGGCAGTAGCGTCGCTGGAGGGAAGGCCGCTTCAGCTGCCATCCCCGTCATTCTGGAGCACCTGCTCGCTTTGCAGCAGCAGCAAGTCCACCAGCTGCAGCTTATAGAGCAGATCTGTAGCCAAGTCGCAACTATGAACAGGCAGCCAAGCCAGGGGGCGTTAAACCCAGTCTCCAGACCCCTGTCCATCGCAGCTAACCCCTTCCCTTCATCGAACCCCATCTTGCCACTGTCGGGAAGTACGCCCTCTAATGTCAATGACCAGGCTGCTGTTTTAGTGTCTGAAAAGTCACAAAGTCTCCCCTCAGAAACTATATGCaagcagtcggtctttagagatGCTGTGTGTTCTTCTGTTTCTTTTGAAAATTCAACTCCATCGCGCTCCACTTGCAGCAACATCTCTGCACTGATGTCTCCTTACACTGGCTTGCATGCAAGCAACATTAGCAGCTCTCAGACCCTGAGCTCCCCTAGTCCTCTCACCCTGGGCCCCCCCACTAGCCTCTCCTTCTTGCCTCAGAGCCCCCCCAGCAGCGTCATCTTCCCAAATCCCTTGGCCAGCATCGCGGCCACGGCCAGTGCGTTTGACCCCCTTGCAGCCCTGATGAAGCACAGGAAGGGGAAATCACAGAATGTGTCTTTGTTCGAAAGCAAGCCCGCCCCAGAGGAGCCTTTTTTCAAGCATAAATGTCGTTTTTGTGCCAAAGTGTTTGGCAGCGACAGCGCCCTGCAGATCCACCTGCGCTCCCACACCGGAGAACGGCCCTTCAAATGCAACATCTGCGGCAATCGCTTCTCCACCAAGGGCAACTTAAAGGTGCACTTCCAGCGGCATAAAGAGAAGTATCCTCAAGTTCAGATGAACCCTTACCCCGTACCAGAGTATCTGGACAATGTGCCAACCACCTCTGGGATTCCCTACGGAATGTCTGTTCCCGCGGAAAAACCTGTCTCTTCGTGGTTGGATAGCAAACCTGTCATTGCAACCCTGCCTGCCTCTATGGGTCTTCCACTCTCCTCCACAAGAACCAGCATGGGGGGCTTCAGTGAGCCTTCAAGTGTAGCGCCATCTGTTCCGTCCCTCTGCCAGCCAGCTTCTGCTGAGTGTGTGTCGCCATGCTGGAGAGGCTGTGAAGCTCGTTCGTCTCCACTTTTAGAGAATCGGCTGTCACAACATGAACTAGAAGGGTGTAATATTCTCAAAACAGAGGTGTTGCACCCGCCTCAAAGCTGCCCCCAGATTCTAAGAGGCACTCCAGCAACCAGCAGCGCGGAACCATCCATGGCCTCCACTCCTGAACCTGTAGCATCAGCGTCCCCTGCCTCCAGCTCCCCCTCGCCCCTACCAGTAAATCCAAAAGAGGTCTCACTCTCCCCCGGTGACCCTCTGGACTCTATGCAAACCTCAGAAACCTCAAAGCTCCAGCAGCTTGTGGAGAACATTGACAAAAAGATCACAGACCCCAACCAGTGCGGCCTGTGCCACCGTGTTCTCAGTTGCCAGAGCGCTCTGAAAATGCACTACCGCATTCACACGGGCGAGAGGCCCTACAAGTGCAAAGTGTGCGGCAGGGCCTTCACCACCAGGGGAAACCTGAAAACCCACGTCGCTGTTCACCGAGAGAACCCGCCCGTCCAGGTGCAGCACTCGTGTCCCATCTGCCAGAAGAAGTTCACCAACGCCATAGTCCTCCAGCAGCACATACGCATGCACATGGTCGGGAAGACTCCAGAGTCGGCGCTGCTGGACAGGCTGCAGGAGTTTGACGGAGATATGAATGAGATGAGCTTTGATAGTCCGAGCAGTAATGACCATGACCTCACTGATGATGTTTCCATGGAGGATGATGATGCAGAGAAAGTAAACGATGTAGAAAATGGGGCAGTGTTCAATTCCCCTATATCCTCCCCTCCTGCTGAAAACCAAACAAGGCTGATTGACTCCACAATGAACCTCAGCACTTGCTTTGGCCGTAAATCCTTTACAAACGTCTACAACGACTACGGTCAGCTGCAAATTAAATGCTCTGTGACGGAGAAAGAGATGGAGAACCTGGGCGAACACAGCCCTGCAACTCCGCCTCTATCGCCAGTACGACTGGCTGAAAACCACGGGGTAGActctcaaaaacatttttttgcctcTGTAAAGAAAGAACAACTGCAATCTCCTGCTTCTGTACTCTTGGAAATAAGAGAGACGCAACCCACCAAAATGTGCGCAAAAGAAGAGAGGGCTCACTGTGCATCCATCCAACCAAGACAAATAG gGCTGCCCGGCCTGACCGACGCATCGTCCAGGTCGATAAAAATGGAGGTGAACAGTCACACCGAGGGCCAGCACCCATCATTTGGTGTGCACATTTCAACAACCTATCCGTCGGTCACCAGCCCAGTAATATCCTCCCTGCTTGGTCCGGCGCCCCCTCGCCGCACACCCAAGCAGCACAACTGCAACGTGTGCGGGAAGAACTTCTCTTCGGCCAGCGCCCTCCAGATCCACGAGCGCAcgcacaccggagagaaaccatTTGTCTGCTCTGTCTGCGGCAGAGCCTTTACCACCAAAGGCAATCTGAAG GTTCATATGGGAACGCACATGTGGAACAACACACCAGCCAGACGGGGCAGGCGGCTATCCGTGGACAACCCCATCGCACTCCTGGGCGGTGACGCCGTGAAGTTCGGGGAAATATTCCAGAAGGACCTGGCTGCCAGAGCGATGAACGTAGACACGGGGTTTTGGAGCCGCTACGCCAGCGCCATAACCAACAGCCTGGCCATGAAAAACAATGAGATCTCGGTGATTCAGAACCGAGGGATCTCGCCGCTTCACCCGATGACCGCAGTCGCGGACAGAATGAATGCTGCAGCCACTCCAAGTCTGTCCAAAAACGGCATGGAACTGGGAAACAGCAGGCATTTTTCTATGCTGATTGACGACAGTAAAGAAATTGGAATCAACTGA